The genomic region GAAACTGCTCCAGCACCGTGGTGCTGGCGCTGGAAACGGCGCTGGAGGGGGTCGCGGGGAAGAAGTGGGGCCGCAACTGGGCGACATTCGCGCGCGTTCTGCTCACGCCGGAACTGTGGGTCGCGGGGGAGATGTCCAAGCGCGGCGAGACGATGGCCTGGACCCCGGGGCTGGCGCTGGATTTTGTGCGCGCCATGCACACGATCGTCCATCCGCCAAACGACATTCCAACGTCGCTGACGCAAATGCTGCTGGAGCGGAGTGAACAGGTCCGCCGCTTGCGCGATCGCCATAACAATCCGAGCGCGGAGCCGATGGAGACCGCCGAAACGGTCGATCTGGAGCTGGCGACGCCGCCGAACGGCAGGCGTCTCGCCTCCTCCGCCGCCGTGATCGCCGTCGCCGCGATCTTCGGGCTTTCGTACGGATTGACGTCGCCGCTGATCGCTTCGAATTTAGAGTCGCGGGGCGGCAGCGCGCTCTTGATCGGCTTGAATGCGGCGATGCATGCGCTGGGGGTGCTGCTGATCGCGCCGTTTCTGCCGCGATTGACGGCGCGCTTCGGCGCGCGGGCGCTGATCGTGACGGCGCTCGCCCTCAGCGCGTCGGTCCTGACGATCTTTCCGCACGTTTCCTGGATCTGGCTCTGGTTTCCCATGCGTCTGCTGCTGGGGATCGCCGCTGAAACTTTGTTTGTACTCTCGGAAACATGGACCAACGATCTGAGCGATGCGCGCTCGCGCGGCCAGATGATGGCGATCTACACCGCCGCCCTGTCCATCGGCTTCGCCGGCGGACCGGCGATCGTGTCGCTGGCCGGCCCCGGACGGATCGCGTATATGATCGGCGCGGCCCTCGCCGCGCTCGCCGCGATTCCCATCCTGCTGCCATGGGTGCTGCCGCCGGCGCGGACACAGGCAGAAATCACCCAGCCCTGGCGATACCTTCAGCTTGCCCCCATCGCCATTGCGACCACGCTGCTGAACGCTGGTGTGGAGACGGCCGGTCTTTCCTTCATCGCGCTTTACGCCATGCACAACGGCTGGACCGAACGCTCCGGCCTGCGCCTGGTCTCCGTCCTGATGTTCGGCGCCGTCCTCTTGCAGCTTCCCATCGGATGGCTGGCCGATAAGGTCAACCCGCGCCGCCTCGCCCTGGCGCTCGCGATCCTTTCCACTCTCGGCGCGCTGCTCTGGCCCTTAACCTTGAGCACGGCCTGGATCGCTTACACGATGGCGTTTGTCTGGGGAGGCGTGTTCGTGGGGATCTACACGGTGATGCTGACAATTGTCGGCAGCCGGTTCCGAGGCGGCGATCTGGTGGGAGTTTACGCGATCATGAGCGTCGCCTGGGGCATCGGCGCGCTCGTCGGCCCGTTCCTCGTCGGCTCCGCCATGAGCGTCAGCCCAAAATACGGCTTCCCCTACGCCGTCGCGCTCGGCTGCGCCCTATTCGCGGGATTTATGGCGGTAAAGAGGACGGAGACGTGACAACCCGCCCCCCGGCGGTTCGGCCGCCCCCTCCCTGGCAAACCCACCCCGGCGCCGTTGCAAACCTGCCTCCGGGGCAAACCCACCCCCGGCCTTCGGCCGCCCCCTCCCGCCGACGGGAAGGGTTTGTAGGATTGCCTCTTACGAGAGTCGTCTACGATAACACACTCTGAATAACCCTTCCCGTCGGCGGGAGGGGTGGCGCGAAGCGCCGGGGTGGGTTTGCCCCGGAGGCAGGTTTGCAACGGCGCCGGAGGCCAGGGGAGGTCGCCTTGGCGTTGGTCTTACGCCAGCATCTGTAGCCCGGCCATCGCGCTGCGCGTGTGCGCGTCCTCATCATCGTCGCCGATGGAGCTGACTTTGGCGTGGACGTCGCCGATGGTCGTCAGACCCTGCGCGGCTTTTTCGAGGCCGTCGGCGAACATCGTCACCATGCCGCCTCGGATGGCCGCCTGGCGGATGTCCTTGGTGTCGGACGCCTGCATGATCAGCTTGCGGATATCGCGATCCACCGTCAGAACTTCATGCACCGCGAGGCGGCCTTTGGTTCCCTGATTGTCGCATTGCGGGCACCCGGCGGGTTCATAGACGAAGTTAGGCGCGTCGCCGGCGTACTGGGCGGCGGTGGCGGGCTCCACGGGCACTTCGCGGCGGCAGTGCGGGCAGAGGCGGCGCACCAGTCGCTGGGCGATCGAGCCGATCAGAGTCGAGGCGATCAGATACTCAGGAATTCCCATGTCCAGCAGGCGGCTGACCGCGCCGGCGGCTTCGTTGCAGTGCAGCGTGCTCAGCACGAGGTGGCCGGTCAGTGAGGCGCGCATGGCGATCTCGGCGGTCTCGGCGTCGCGGATCTCTCCGACCAGAACGACGTCGGGGTCCTGGCGCAGAATGGCGCGCAGCTGCCGGGCGAAGGTCAGGCCGGCGCGCTCGTTGACGGCGGACTGGCTGATCCCTTCCAGCTCATACTCGATCGGATCCTCGCACGTAATGATATTGCGGCGGCCGGCGACGCCAGGCGACGAGGTGGATTTCAGGGCGTTCAGCGCGGCGTAAAGCGTGGACGTTTTTCCGGAGCCGGTCGGTCCCGTCACCAGGATCAGTCCGTGCGGCTTGTTGATCAAGTCCTGGAAGTCGGCGGCGTTCTTGCCGGTGAAGCCGATCTGCTCCAGGGAAAGGCAGGCGTTGGCGCGGTCCAGGATTCGCATGGCGACGCGCTCGCCGTAGTGCGTGGGCAGCGTCGAGATGCGCAGGTCGATCGGCCGGCCATGGATTCGCAGGGCGATACGGCCGTCGAGCGGAAGCCGGCGCTCGGAGATATCCATGTCCGCCATGATCTTGATGCGCGATGTCGTCGGCGCCAGGAACTGGCGCGGAACGGTGCGGATCGGCTGAAGCCGGCCGTCGATCCGATAAAGGATCTGGAAGTTGCGCTTCTGCGGCTCGATATGGATGTCCGAGGTGCGCCGCGCGACGGCGTCGGCGAACAGCGTGTTGACGAAACGAATGATCGGCGCCTGATCGCTCTGGCGCATCAGCTCCGCCGTATCGATCTCGTCGGCCAGATCTTCGGACAGCAAGTCCGTGGCGGCCGCCTGGATCGAATCCGAAAGGACATCCTCCTGGGCGTCGCTATCCACGCCGTGATACGCCTGCTCGATCGCCTCCATCAGCTCGGGCTTGCTGGCGAGGTACGGCTCGACGCGGCGGCGCGTGGTGCGCTGCACCAGGTCGATCGCCTCAATGTCCCAGGGATTCACCATCGCGAGACGCAGGCGTCCCATCTCCGAGCCTTCGAAGTCCTGGACGGAGAGCGGAAGCATTTGATGGCGGCGGGCGGTGTCGAACGGCACGAGGGCCAGCACGAACGGATCGGGGGTCTCGCGCTCCACAGCGACAAACGGCACATCCATCTGGCGGCTGCGCGCCTGCGTGATATGCGTCTCGGTCACCCACCCATGCGCCAGCAAAATCGCGCCCAGGCGCTCCCGGCTCTGCGTCTGCTCCGTCAGCGCCTGATGCAGCTGCTCGGGCGTGATCACGCCGTGATCCACCAGCAGATTGCCCAGCTGCATGTGCTGCTCGCGCAGTTCGCCGCTCAGACTTTCGAGCTGGCCGGTGTTCAGCTTCAGCTCATCCTTCATCTTCAGGATGCGCTGCGCGACCTCGATGCGGGCGACCAGCTCGGCGGAGTCCAGCGGCTTCACCAAGAAGTCGTCGATCCCGGCGTCCAGCGCCTCCGTGCGGTCCTCGGCGTTGCCTTTGACGGTCAGCAAAATCAGATAGACGTACGGCGCGCCCTCGCGCATCCGGATGCGATGGCAGAGCTCCAGTCCATCCATCTGCGGCATCATCCAGTCGGAAAGGACCAGCCGGAACGCGCCGTTCTGCAGCGCGGTCCACGCCTTGGCGCCGTTTGTCTCCACGGTGACTTCGTGACCCATCCGCTCCAGCGCCTTGCGCAGAACGAGCGCGGAGATCGGATCGTCTTCGGCAATCAAGATTTTCATGCGGCGAGCTCCTGCTCCGGCTGCTTCAATACGGATTCAATCACCGCGCACAGGCGCTCGAACTCCTCGGAGGCCAGCGCGAAATCGGCGTCGGCGTTGGCGAGATCGCCGGCTTTGCCGGCCTGCTCCAAACGCATGGAGACATCGGCCAGCGCATCCGCTCCCAGCGTCCGGCAGCTGCCTTTCAGGGTGTGCGCCTCAAACGAGACGCGCCCGCCGTCCCGGTCCGCGACGGCTGCTTCCAGCCGCCCCAGGATCTCCGGCGTTGCGTCCAGGAACATCTCCAGAACCTCGCGGACCAGATCGGAATCCTCGCCGCAGCTTTCGAAGAGATGGTCCATGCGTAAGATAGAATTCTCGTCATTGTTCATTGTCGATGCATTCATCGTCTTTTCGTTCCTCATCGAGTTACTTCCCCAGCGCGCCAAGGCCGCATAGAGCTCGTCCGGTTTGACCGGCTTTCCAATATAGTCGTCCATTCCGCTCGCCAGGCAGTGTTCGCGATCGCCCTGCATCGTATGCGCGGTCATGGCGACCACGGCCAAACGATCGCCCGTGATCTGCTCCTGGCGGCGCAGACGCCCGACCGCCTCCAGCCCGTCCATCCCCGGCATCTGGACATCCATCAGAACCACATCGTATCGCTTCCGCGAAATGGCGCGAAGCGCCTCGGCGCCGTCGCCCACGGCGTCCGCCGCGCAGCCCCACTTTTCCAGCAGACGCAGCGCGAGCTTGCGATTCACGGCGTTGTCCTCCGCGAGCAGAACCCGCAGGTTCAAGCGGCCCATCGCCGCCGGCGCAATCACCGCCCGCTCCCGCACCTGATCCAAACGGATCAGGCTGAGACGGATCCAGAACGTGCTGCCGGAGCCGGAGACGCTTTCCAGGCCGATCTGTCCGCCCATCAGCTCCGTCAGCTGCCGGCAGATCGTCAGGCCCAGTCCCGTGCCGCCGTATTTGCGGGTGACGCTTCCATCGGCCTGCGTAAAGCTTTCGAACACGGCGGCCTGGCGCTCGGGGGGGATGCCGATGCCGGTATCCCGCACGGAGATTTGCAGATCCGTATGCGATTCCGTGACTTGCAGAGGAACCACCGCGATGGAGACTTCGCCGCGCTCGGTAAATTTGACGGCGTTGCTCACCAGGTTTGTTACGATCTGCCGGATCCGGCCGCCGTCGCCGCGCAGGAAGCTTGGGAACTCCGGCGGCATGGCGTATGTGATCTTCAGCCCCTTCCCCTGCGCGTGCGGCGTCATCAGATCGACGACTTCCTCCAGCACGGAGCGCAGATCGAAGTCCGCCGATTCGATCGTCATCTTTCCGGCTTCGATCTTGCTGAAGTCGAGAATATCGTTGATGATCGTCAGCAGCGCATTGCCGCTATTCTGGATCGTCCGCGCGTAATCCATCTGCTCTTCACTGAGCGGAGTGTCCAGCAGCAGCCCGGTCATGCCGATGACGCCGTTCATGGGCGTGCGGATCTCATGGCTCATGTTGGCCAGAAATTCGGACTTGGCCTGCGTGGACGCCAGCGCCTGATTGCGCGCCTGCGTCAGCTCATCGGTCTGGGCGCGCAGCAGGTCCGCCGTCGCCTCCAGCTCCTCCAACGCCTGTGTCTGTCCCGCCAGCAGCTCGCGCTTTTCTTCGTAATCCGAGACCCGGGAAATGGCTGCGCCCATCAATCCCGCCATCAATTGCAGCGTCTGCAAGTCTCGCGTATTGAAGGCGCGCGGATCGGCCGACGACGCCTTCAATACGCCGATCGTCTGCCGGTCGCGGTGCAGCGGCACGACAATCATGGATCGGATGTTCAGTTTTCGGCAGGCGTCGGCGTTGACCCTAGGATCGACCAGGGCGTCGTCGCACCAGAGCGCCTGATCTTCGCGGACGCATCGTCCCGAGAGGCTCTCGCCTATCTTCAGTCGAAGGCCGACATTGCTCGAAACTGAGCCGCACGCCGCCCGGTAGAACAGTTCATCTCCCTCGGCGAGCTCCACGACGGCGCCATGCGCCCTGGTCAACTCCATGGTGCGC from Capsulimonas corticalis harbors:
- a CDS encoding MFS transporter — encoded protein: MLRLALLLMGTDFVRRRWRALSVFGAISLVLGVALFIDALDGVIYFPLRAFGFVMLLEAAVTLAIVPKGSRTMRALRYVKALLSVIVALLIIGRQHRFDMALAILFGVIFTLDGGLRIASAAVVRFHGWRMAVGAGVLELLFAIFLFEPLPTYYAGTAEYCIGVWLFLAGWSMLRLALRLRVIPAGASVAHLLNRGNDGLPPVYPFADSDTPAPLPLTVHVWTAAGTADKPLRQPVVDRYIAAVDAQGVVSTGHAALEAPPDLYISHYPAVEIEHDPDEFMRILRATDENNVEGLFQPSYPEEAAGWCESTRKIVFSEYDSVRLRAFWADYSRDNTYNLTYRNCSSTVVLALETALEGVAGKKWGRNWATFARVLLTPELWVAGEMSKRGETMAWTPGLALDFVRAMHTIVHPPNDIPTSLTQMLLERSEQVRRLRDRHNNPSAEPMETAETVDLELATPPNGRRLASSAAVIAVAAIFGLSYGLTSPLIASNLESRGGSALLIGLNAAMHALGVLLIAPFLPRLTARFGARALIVTALALSASVLTIFPHVSWIWLWFPMRLLLGIAAETLFVLSETWTNDLSDARSRGQMMAIYTAALSIGFAGGPAIVSLAGPGRIAYMIGAALAALAAIPILLPWVLPPARTQAEITQPWRYLQLAPIAIATTLLNAGVETAGLSFIALYAMHNGWTERSGLRLVSVLMFGAVLLQLPIGWLADKVNPRRLALALAILSTLGALLWPLTLSTAWIAYTMAFVWGGVFVGIYTVMLTIVGSRFRGGDLVGVYAIMSVAWGIGALVGPFLVGSAMSVSPKYGFPYAVALGCALFAGFMAVKRTET
- a CDS encoding ATPase, T2SS/T4P/T4SS family, encoding MKILIAEDDPISALVLRKALERMGHEVTVETNGAKAWTALQNGAFRLVLSDWMMPQMDGLELCHRIRMREGAPYVYLILLTVKGNAEDRTEALDAGIDDFLVKPLDSAELVARIEVAQRILKMKDELKLNTGQLESLSGELREQHMQLGNLLVDHGVITPEQLHQALTEQTQSRERLGAILLAHGWVTETHITQARSRQMDVPFVAVERETPDPFVLALVPFDTARRHQMLPLSVQDFEGSEMGRLRLAMVNPWDIEAIDLVQRTTRRRVEPYLASKPELMEAIEQAYHGVDSDAQEDVLSDSIQAAATDLLSEDLADEIDTAELMRQSDQAPIIRFVNTLFADAVARRTSDIHIEPQKRNFQILYRIDGRLQPIRTVPRQFLAPTTSRIKIMADMDISERRLPLDGRIALRIHGRPIDLRISTLPTHYGERVAMRILDRANACLSLEQIGFTGKNAADFQDLINKPHGLILVTGPTGSGKTSTLYAALNALKSTSSPGVAGRRNIITCEDPIEYELEGISQSAVNERAGLTFARQLRAILRQDPDVVLVGEIRDAETAEIAMRASLTGHLVLSTLHCNEAAGAVSRLLDMGIPEYLIASTLIGSIAQRLVRRLCPHCRREVPVEPATAAQYAGDAPNFVYEPAGCPQCDNQGTKGRLAVHEVLTVDRDIRKLIMQASDTKDIRQAAIRGGMVTMFADGLEKAAQGLTTIGDVHAKVSSIGDDDEDAHTRSAMAGLQMLA
- a CDS encoding PAS domain S-box protein — encoded protein: MKRIRRSQNHGRSLLGAKARPALAALARFRTFSNASYEAIVISEQGRIVDVNRHFVDILGYERHEAIGQPGLMLVIPEDRELALANAAAGMETPYEIRMARRDGTTFAAEIRGRTLSYRGRRARVTTVRDITDRRQAEDKITSQAQQIQDYNVVLEYKNLELETRVDERTRDLQNLYHELQAREAQYRFLADMMPQIVWTSRPDGNLDYYNQRWYDYTGMTFVQTKDWGWKDVIHPNDFENCARRWSRAVETGGDYEVEYRLRRGADNQYRWHLGRAYPFLGPDKEVLYWVGTCTDIDDYKQAEETLRRTHDELELRVNDRTVELAAINQELHEEIAERRRVEAALNDDAERSASIIETQYEIATADFELDGTLNLIVARTMELTRAHGAVVELAEGDELFYRAACGSVSSNVGLRLKIGESLSGRCVREDQALWCDDALVDPRVNADACRKLNIRSMIVVPLHRDRQTIGVLKASSADPRAFNTRDLQTLQLMAGLMGAAISRVSDYEEKRELLAGQTQALEELEATADLLRAQTDELTQARNQALASTQAKSEFLANMSHEIRTPMNGVIGMTGLLLDTPLSEEQMDYARTIQNSGNALLTIINDILDFSKIEAGKMTIESADFDLRSVLEEVVDLMTPHAQGKGLKITYAMPPEFPSFLRGDGGRIRQIVTNLVSNAVKFTERGEVSIAVVPLQVTESHTDLQISVRDTGIGIPPERQAAVFESFTQADGSVTRKYGGTGLGLTICRQLTELMGGQIGLESVSGSGSTFWIRLSLIRLDQVRERAVIAPAAMGRLNLRVLLAEDNAVNRKLALRLLEKWGCAADAVGDGAEALRAISRKRYDVVLMDVQMPGMDGLEAVGRLRRQEQITGDRLAVVAMTAHTMQGDREHCLASGMDDYIGKPVKPDELYAALARWGSNSMRNEKTMNASTMNNDENSILRMDHLFESCGEDSDLVREVLEMFLDATPEILGRLEAAVADRDGGRVSFEAHTLKGSCRTLGADALADVSMRLEQAGKAGDLANADADFALASEEFERLCAVIESVLKQPEQELAA